The following proteins are encoded in a genomic region of Burkholderia pyrrocinia:
- a CDS encoding alpha/beta fold hydrolase: MSASSSVSDFVMVRGVRLHVRRWGRPDAPTLFMLHGWMDVAASFQFVVDALAGDWQVIAPDARGFGLSDWPVARQGGGHYWFHEYLGDLDALVDHYAPTGEVNLVGHSMGANVVCLYAGARPERVRRVIDLEGFGLAPARAEQAPRRLRGWLDELREPPALRPYASLDEVAARLTKTNPRLDPRRAAFLAAHWSKRGDDGLYHLLADPAHKMPGPLLYRLDEVMATWTQVRAKVLHVEAVNSPTLAHIAGDIPLPEFKMRFNAFPDWREKLVEDAGHMVHHDQPEQIAALIEAFCA; this comes from the coding sequence ATGAGTGCCTCGAGTTCTGTTTCCGATTTCGTCATGGTGCGCGGCGTCCGGCTGCATGTGCGGCGCTGGGGCCGGCCCGATGCGCCGACGCTGTTCATGCTGCACGGCTGGATGGACGTCGCGGCGTCATTCCAGTTCGTCGTCGATGCGCTCGCGGGCGACTGGCAGGTGATTGCGCCCGATGCGCGCGGCTTCGGGCTGTCCGACTGGCCGGTCGCGCGGCAGGGCGGCGGCCACTACTGGTTCCACGAATACCTGGGCGACCTCGATGCGCTCGTCGACCACTATGCGCCGACCGGCGAAGTCAACCTGGTCGGGCACAGCATGGGCGCGAACGTCGTGTGCCTGTATGCCGGCGCACGGCCGGAACGCGTGCGGCGCGTGATCGATCTCGAAGGTTTCGGGCTCGCGCCCGCGCGGGCCGAACAGGCGCCGCGCCGGCTGCGCGGCTGGCTGGACGAGCTGCGCGAGCCGCCCGCGCTGCGCCCTTACGCGTCCCTCGACGAGGTGGCGGCGCGCCTGACCAAGACCAATCCGCGGCTCGATCCGCGCCGTGCCGCATTCCTCGCCGCGCACTGGTCGAAGCGCGGCGACGACGGCCTCTACCACCTGCTGGCCGACCCTGCGCACAAGATGCCGGGCCCGCTGCTTTACCGGCTGGACGAGGTGATGGCCACCTGGACGCAGGTGCGTGCGAAGGTGCTGCACGTCGAGGCCGTCAATTCACCGACGCTCGCGCACATTGCCGGCGACATCCCGCTGCCGGAGTTCAAGATGCGTTTCAACGCGTTCCCCGACTGGCGCGAGAAGCTCGTCGAGGACGCCGGCCACATGGTGCATCACGACCAGCCCGAGCAGATCGCGGCGCTGATCGAGGCGTTCTGCGCGTAG
- a CDS encoding ferritin-like domain-containing protein — protein MSMASSSFGNAPACVRGTALDALRASEPAAKAAQVRSLYDALLAGQAAIAPSLALREPPDLPGRPARPPLVEPRQLERRSMRSPEGRAVLLHALAHIEFNAINLALDAVWRFAGLPDAFYADWLKVAAEEAYHFTLLSDRLAAFGHAYGDFPAHNGLWEMCERTKDDALARMALVPRTLEARGLDASPPIRARLVQAGDDASAAILDVILRDEIGHVAIGNRWFRHLCDEAGRDPVPAYRQLAEQYHAPRLRGPFNFDARRDAGFEQAELDELAAQDGVDGNATR, from the coding sequence ATGAGTATGGCGTCTTCTTCTTTCGGCAATGCGCCGGCCTGCGTGCGCGGCACAGCGCTCGACGCGCTGCGTGCATCCGAACCGGCGGCCAAGGCCGCGCAGGTGCGCTCGCTGTACGATGCGCTGCTGGCCGGGCAGGCCGCGATCGCACCGTCGCTCGCACTGCGCGAACCGCCCGATCTGCCAGGACGTCCGGCGCGCCCGCCGCTCGTCGAGCCGCGCCAGCTCGAGCGACGCAGCATGCGTTCGCCCGAAGGGCGCGCCGTGCTGCTGCACGCGCTCGCCCATATCGAGTTCAATGCGATCAATCTGGCGCTCGACGCGGTCTGGCGCTTCGCGGGCCTGCCGGACGCGTTCTACGCCGACTGGCTGAAGGTTGCGGCCGAGGAGGCCTATCACTTCACGCTGCTGTCCGACCGGCTGGCGGCATTCGGGCATGCGTACGGCGATTTTCCCGCGCACAACGGGCTGTGGGAGATGTGCGAGCGGACCAAGGACGACGCGCTTGCGCGCATGGCGCTCGTGCCGCGCACGCTCGAGGCCCGCGGGCTCGATGCATCGCCGCCGATCCGCGCGCGGCTCGTGCAGGCGGGCGACGATGCGTCGGCCGCGATCCTCGACGTGATCCTGCGCGACGAGATCGGTCATGTCGCGATCGGCAACCGCTGGTTCCGGCATCTGTGCGACGAAGCCGGCCGCGATCCCGTGCCGGCCTATCGGCAGCTCGCCGAGCAATACCATGCGCCGCGGCTGCGTGGCCCGTTCAATTTCGATGCGCGTCGCGATGCCGGATTCGAGCAGGCCGAACTCGACGAACTGGCTGCGCAGGACGGGGTGGACGGAAACGCGACGCGTTAG
- a CDS encoding gamma carbonic anhydrase family protein, whose product MTIYKLGDTAPTIHESVFVADTAAIIGKVVLEENASVWFGATIRGDNETIAVGAGSNVQEGAVLHTDPGFPLTIAENVTIGHQAMLHGCTIGEGSLIGIQAVVLNGAVIGRNCLVGAGAVVTEGKTFPDNSLILGAPAKVVRELSAEDIARLRANAKTYVERRAHFKEQLVRIG is encoded by the coding sequence GTGACGATCTACAAGCTGGGCGATACGGCCCCGACGATCCACGAAAGCGTATTCGTCGCCGATACGGCGGCCATCATCGGCAAGGTCGTGCTCGAGGAAAACGCGAGCGTCTGGTTCGGCGCGACGATTCGCGGCGACAACGAGACGATTGCCGTCGGCGCCGGCAGCAACGTCCAGGAAGGCGCGGTACTGCACACGGACCCCGGCTTTCCGCTGACGATTGCCGAAAACGTGACGATCGGGCACCAGGCCATGCTGCACGGATGCACGATCGGCGAAGGTTCGCTGATCGGTATTCAGGCGGTGGTCTTGAATGGAGCGGTCATCGGCCGCAACTGTCTGGTTGGCGCCGGCGCGGTCGTGACCGAAGGCAAGACGTTCCCGGACAACTCGCTGATTCTCGGCGCACCGGCGAAAGTCGTGCGCGAGTTGTCGGCCGAAGACATCGCGCGACTGCGCGCGAACGCGAAGACGTACGTCGAGCGGCGTGCGCATTTCAAGGAGCAACTCGTGCGGATCGGGTGA
- a CDS encoding Hsp33 family molecular chaperone HslO, producing MSDQLQKFMFNAAPVRGEIVSLRNTWQEVLARRDYPAPVRTVLGEMMAACALLSANLKFHGTLIMQIFGDGPVQMLVVQCGSDLSMRATAKFSGDAAQTIGDDTSFASLVNASGHGRCVITLDPADKLPGQQPYQGIVPLNGVDGPLESVSQVLEQYMHHSEQLDTRLWLAADSDRAVGMLLQKLPGDGGIVPRNAETDIDTWERVCTLGGTLSAKELLEVEPEVVFRRLFWQENVQHFEPAGTRFLCSCSREKVGAMLRMLGRDEVDSVIVERGHVEIHCEFCNQRYEFDPVDVAQLFATPGVETGIAPATGQRH from the coding sequence GTGAGCGACCAGTTACAGAAATTCATGTTCAATGCAGCGCCCGTGCGCGGCGAGATCGTTTCGCTGCGCAATACGTGGCAGGAAGTGCTCGCCCGCCGCGACTACCCTGCCCCCGTGCGCACGGTGCTCGGCGAGATGATGGCCGCGTGCGCGCTGCTGTCCGCGAACCTGAAATTTCACGGCACCCTGATCATGCAGATCTTCGGCGACGGGCCGGTCCAGATGCTGGTTGTCCAGTGCGGTTCGGATCTGTCGATGCGGGCCACCGCGAAGTTCTCCGGCGACGCGGCGCAGACGATCGGCGACGACACGAGTTTCGCGTCGCTCGTCAACGCGAGCGGACACGGCCGTTGCGTGATCACGCTCGACCCGGCCGACAAGCTGCCGGGCCAGCAGCCGTACCAGGGCATCGTGCCGCTGAACGGCGTCGATGGCCCGCTCGAATCGGTGTCGCAGGTGCTCGAGCAATACATGCACCACTCGGAGCAGCTCGATACGCGGCTATGGCTCGCGGCCGACAGCGATCGCGCGGTCGGCATGCTGCTGCAGAAGCTGCCGGGCGACGGCGGCATCGTGCCGCGCAACGCCGAGACGGACATCGATACGTGGGAGCGCGTCTGCACGCTCGGCGGCACGCTGTCCGCGAAGGAACTGCTCGAGGTCGAACCGGAAGTCGTGTTCCGCCGGCTGTTCTGGCAGGAAAACGTGCAGCACTTCGAACCGGCCGGCACGCGCTTCCTGTGCTCGTGCTCGCGCGAGAAGGTCGGTGCGATGCTGCGCATGCTCGGCCGCGACGAAGTCGACAGCGTGATCGTCGAGCGCGGCCACGTCGAGATCCACTGCGAGTTCTGCAACCAGCGCTACGAATTCGATCCCGTCGACGTCGCGCAGTTGTTCGCGACACCCGGGGTCGAGACCGGCATCGCGCCCGCCACCGGCCAGCGTCACTGA
- the ftsB gene encoding cell division protein FtsB has product MRLVTVVLIALLALIQYPLWWGHGGWLRVHELRQQLDDQLQKNADEKLRNERTAGEVQDLQSGTAAIEERARYEMGMVKDGEVFVQFVSPNAPAGPLNNTPSNTSTRGAVSAAPVRVVPNPQSMARPSRHHGGDKGKAAHH; this is encoded by the coding sequence ATGCGGCTTGTCACTGTCGTCCTGATTGCCTTGCTGGCGCTCATTCAGTACCCCCTATGGTGGGGACACGGCGGCTGGCTGCGGGTGCACGAACTGCGTCAGCAGCTCGACGACCAGCTCCAGAAGAATGCCGACGAGAAGCTGCGCAACGAGCGGACCGCGGGCGAAGTGCAGGATCTGCAGAGCGGCACCGCGGCTATCGAGGAGCGCGCGCGCTACGAGATGGGCATGGTGAAGGACGGCGAAGTATTCGTGCAGTTCGTGTCGCCGAATGCGCCGGCGGGGCCCCTGAACAACACGCCTTCGAACACGTCGACGCGCGGTGCCGTGTCCGCGGCGCCGGTGCGTGTCGTGCCGAATCCGCAGTCGATGGCGAGACCGTCGCGGCATCATGGCGGCGACAAGGGCAAGGCGGCGCATCACTGA
- the eno gene encoding phosphopyruvate hydratase: protein MSAIVDIIGREILDSRGNPTVECDVLLESGTMGRAAVPSGASTGSREAIELRDGEAGRYNGKGVLKAVEHINTEISEAIMGLDASEQAFLDKTLLELDGTDNKSRLGANAMLAVSMAVAKAAAEEAGLPLYRYFGGSGAMQLPVPMMNIVNGGAHANNSLDIQEFMIVPVSQPTFREALRCGAEVFHALKKILSDRGMSTAVGDEGGFAPNFGSNDECLSTILQAIEKAGYRAGEDVLLALDCAASEFYHDGKYQLAGEGLQLSSAEFTDYLATLADKFPIVSIEDGMHESDWEGWKLLTDRLGKKVQLVGDDLFVTNTRILKEGIEKGIANSILIKINQIGTLTETFAAIEMAKRAGYTAVISHRSGETEDSTIADIAVGLNAGQIKTGSLSRSDRISKYNQLLRIEEDLGDIASYPGKSAFYNLR, encoded by the coding sequence ATGAGTGCAATCGTAGATATCATCGGCCGCGAGATTCTGGATTCGCGCGGCAACCCCACCGTCGAATGCGACGTGCTGCTCGAATCGGGCACGATGGGCCGCGCGGCGGTGCCGTCGGGCGCGTCCACGGGCTCGCGTGAAGCGATCGAACTGCGCGACGGCGAAGCCGGCCGCTACAACGGCAAGGGCGTGCTGAAGGCAGTCGAGCACATCAATACCGAAATCTCCGAAGCCATCATGGGCCTCGACGCGTCGGAACAGGCGTTCCTCGACAAGACGCTGCTCGAGCTGGACGGCACCGACAACAAGTCGCGCCTCGGCGCGAACGCGATGCTGGCCGTGTCGATGGCCGTCGCGAAGGCTGCAGCCGAAGAGGCAGGCCTGCCGCTGTACCGCTACTTCGGCGGTTCGGGCGCGATGCAACTGCCGGTGCCGATGATGAACATCGTCAACGGCGGCGCGCACGCGAACAACAGCCTCGACATCCAGGAATTCATGATCGTCCCGGTCAGCCAGCCGACGTTTCGTGAAGCCCTGCGTTGCGGCGCGGAAGTGTTCCACGCACTGAAGAAAATCCTGAGCGACCGCGGCATGAGCACGGCAGTCGGCGACGAAGGCGGCTTCGCGCCGAACTTCGGCAGCAACGACGAGTGCCTGTCGACGATCCTGCAGGCGATCGAGAAGGCCGGCTACCGTGCGGGCGAAGACGTGCTGCTCGCGCTCGACTGCGCGGCATCCGAGTTCTACCACGACGGCAAGTACCAGCTCGCGGGCGAAGGCCTGCAACTGTCGTCGGCCGAATTCACCGACTACCTCGCGACGCTCGCCGACAAATTCCCGATCGTGTCGATCGAGGACGGCATGCACGAAAGCGACTGGGAAGGCTGGAAGCTGCTGACCGACCGCCTCGGCAAGAAGGTGCAGCTCGTCGGCGACGACCTGTTCGTCACGAACACGCGCATCCTGAAGGAAGGCATCGAGAAGGGCATCGCGAACTCGATCCTCATCAAGATCAACCAGATTGGTACGCTGACCGAAACGTTCGCGGCGATCGAAATGGCGAAGCGCGCGGGTTACACGGCCGTGATCTCGCATCGCTCGGGCGAAACGGAAGATTCGACGATCGCGGACATCGCGGTTGGCCTGAACGCCGGTCAGATCAAGACGGGTTCGCTGTCGCGCAGCGACCGCATCTCGAAGTACAACCAGCTGTTGCGTATCGAGGAAGATCTCGGCGACATCGCGAGCTACCCGGGTAAATCGGCTTTCTATAACCTGCGCTAA
- the kdsA gene encoding 3-deoxy-8-phosphooctulonate synthase — MKLCDFEVGLDKPFFLIAGTCVVESEQMTIDTAGRLKEICEKLNVPFIYKSSYDKANRSSGKSFRGLGMDEGLRILSEVKRQLGLPVLTDVHAIDEIEQVASVVDVLQTPAFLCRQTDFIHACARSGKPVNIKKGQFLAPHDMKNVIDKARDAAREAGLSEDRFMACERGVSFGYNNLVSDMRSLAIMRETNAPVVFDATHSVQLPGGQGTSSGGQREFVPVLARAAVATGVAGLFMETHPNPAEAKSDGPNAVPLNRMGALLETLVTLDQAVKRNPFLENDFN; from the coding sequence ATGAAGCTGTGCGATTTCGAGGTCGGTCTCGACAAGCCTTTCTTCCTGATCGCGGGTACCTGCGTCGTCGAATCGGAGCAAATGACGATCGACACGGCGGGCCGCCTGAAGGAGATCTGCGAGAAGCTGAACGTTCCGTTCATCTACAAGTCGTCCTACGACAAGGCGAACCGCAGCTCGGGCAAGTCGTTTCGTGGCCTCGGAATGGACGAGGGCCTGCGGATCCTGTCCGAGGTGAAGCGCCAGCTCGGCCTGCCGGTGCTGACCGACGTGCATGCGATCGACGAGATCGAGCAGGTCGCGTCGGTCGTCGACGTGCTGCAGACGCCCGCGTTCCTGTGCCGACAGACCGATTTCATCCATGCGTGCGCGCGCTCGGGCAAGCCCGTCAACATCAAGAAGGGCCAGTTCCTCGCGCCGCACGACATGAAGAACGTGATCGACAAGGCGCGCGACGCGGCCCGTGAAGCGGGACTGTCGGAAGACCGCTTCATGGCGTGCGAGCGCGGTGTCTCGTTCGGCTACAACAATCTCGTGTCGGACATGCGTTCGCTCGCGATCATGCGCGAAACGAATGCGCCCGTCGTGTTCGACGCGACCCACTCGGTGCAGCTGCCGGGCGGGCAGGGCACGAGCTCGGGCGGCCAGCGCGAATTCGTGCCGGTGCTCGCGCGTGCGGCGGTCGCGACGGGCGTCGCGGGCCTCTTCATGGAAACGCACCCGAATCCGGCCGAGGCGAAGTCGGACGGCCCGAACGCGGTGCCGCTGAACCGGATGGGCGCGCTGCTGGAGACGCTCGTCACGCTCGACCAGGCGGTGAAGCGCAATCCGTTCCTGGAAAACGATTTCAATTGA
- a CDS encoding CTP synthase, whose amino-acid sequence MTKYVFVTGGVVSSLGKGIAAASLAAILESRGLKVTLLKLDPYINVDPGTMSPFQHGEVFVTEDGAETDLDLGHYERFISTKMRKANNFTTGQIYESVIRKERRGDYLGKTVQVIPHITNEIQAFIERGAASATCGEPDVAIVEVGGTVGDIESLPFLEAARQMSLRLGRNSACFVHLTLVPYIATAGELKTKPTQHSVQKLREIGILPHVLLCRADRRIPDDESKKISMFSNVPEDAVISVWDADSIYKIPQMLHDQGLDKIICDELKLSPHDADLGMWAELVEKLENPKHEVTIGMVGKYVDLTESYKSLIEALRHASLHTSTKVNIEYIDSEEIEANGVDSLKHLDAVLVPGGFGRRGTEGKIAAIRHAREAKVPYLGICLGMQLAVIEFARDVVGMKQANSTEFDPGTPERVVALITEWYDREGKVEQRTEESDLGGTMRLGSQRCPVKPGTLAEEIYGKDVNERHRHRYEVNNRFVPQLEAGGLIISARTPSEDLPEMMELPRSMHPWFVGVQFHPEFTSTPRDGHPLFKSFVEAALAGKQARAGVKA is encoded by the coding sequence ATGACCAAATATGTTTTCGTCACCGGCGGCGTAGTTTCTTCCCTCGGCAAGGGTATTGCCGCCGCCTCTCTCGCCGCGATCCTCGAATCGCGCGGTCTGAAAGTCACCCTCCTCAAGCTTGATCCCTACATCAACGTCGACCCCGGCACGATGAGCCCGTTCCAGCACGGCGAAGTGTTCGTGACGGAAGACGGTGCGGAGACGGATCTCGACCTCGGCCACTACGAGCGCTTCATCAGCACGAAGATGCGCAAGGCCAACAACTTCACGACCGGCCAGATTTATGAATCGGTGATCCGCAAGGAGCGCCGCGGCGACTATCTCGGCAAGACCGTGCAGGTCATTCCGCACATCACGAACGAAATCCAGGCGTTCATCGAGCGCGGGGCGGCATCGGCCACCTGCGGCGAGCCGGATGTCGCGATCGTCGAGGTCGGCGGCACGGTCGGCGATATCGAATCGCTGCCGTTCCTCGAGGCCGCGCGCCAGATGAGCCTGCGCCTCGGCCGCAACAGCGCGTGCTTCGTGCACCTGACGCTCGTGCCGTACATCGCGACGGCCGGCGAACTGAAGACGAAGCCGACCCAGCACAGCGTGCAGAAGCTGCGCGAAATCGGCATCCTGCCGCACGTGCTGCTGTGCCGTGCGGACCGCCGCATCCCCGACGACGAATCGAAGAAGATCTCGATGTTCTCGAACGTGCCGGAAGACGCCGTGATCTCGGTGTGGGACGCCGACAGCATCTACAAGATTCCGCAGATGCTGCACGACCAGGGTCTCGACAAGATCATCTGTGACGAGCTGAAGCTGTCGCCGCACGATGCCGACCTCGGCATGTGGGCGGAGCTCGTCGAGAAGCTGGAGAACCCGAAGCACGAAGTGACGATCGGCATGGTCGGCAAGTACGTCGACCTGACCGAGTCGTACAAGTCGCTGATCGAGGCGCTGCGCCACGCATCGCTGCACACGTCGACCAAGGTCAACATCGAATACATCGACTCGGAAGAGATCGAGGCGAACGGTGTCGACAGCCTGAAGCACCTCGACGCCGTGCTGGTGCCGGGCGGTTTCGGCCGTCGCGGCACGGAAGGCAAGATCGCGGCGATCCGCCATGCGCGCGAGGCGAAGGTGCCGTACCTCGGCATCTGCCTCGGCATGCAGCTCGCGGTGATCGAGTTCGCGCGCGACGTCGTCGGCATGAAGCAGGCGAACAGCACGGAATTCGATCCGGGCACGCCGGAACGCGTGGTCGCGCTGATCACCGAATGGTACGACCGCGAAGGCAAGGTCGAGCAGCGTACCGAGGAATCCGATCTCGGCGGCACGATGCGCCTCGGCTCGCAGCGCTGCCCGGTCAAGCCCGGCACGCTGGCGGAAGAAATCTATGGCAAGGACGTGAACGAACGCCATCGCCATCGTTATGAAGTCAATAACCGCTTCGTGCCCCAGCTCGAAGCCGGCGGCCTTATCATCAGCGCCCGTACCCCGAGCGAGGATCTGCCGGAAATGATGGAGCTGCCGCGTTCGATGCACCCGTGGTTCGTCGGCGTCCAGTTCCACCCGGAATTCACGTCCACGCCGCGTGACGGTCATCCCCTCTTCAAGTCGTTCGTCGAAGCCGCGCTCGCCGGAAAGCAAGCGCGCGCCGGAGTGAAAGCATGA
- a CDS encoding alpha/beta fold hydrolase, with protein sequence MKDILHFSHANGFPASTYRTIFAELADDYELRYIERIGHDRCYPVTRDWPHLVEQLLDDIGSRYERPVWLVGHSLGGYLSLMAALKKPQWVRGVVMIDSPIIAGWRAGALRASQWAGLDERLSPAAATRNRRTRWVSRDEVWRHFREKPAFARWDERMLADYIDYGIPQAGADGERALAFDRQVEYLIYRTLPHTLGPRLAHGAPVPLGFLAGTRSREVRQVGLDATRRAARGRVEWLEGSHLFPMERPLETARALQRMLNSLKAGEDDVSQGGAPLAKRA encoded by the coding sequence TTGAAGGACATCCTCCATTTCTCGCATGCGAACGGCTTTCCGGCGTCGACGTACCGGACGATCTTCGCCGAACTGGCCGACGACTACGAGCTGCGCTACATCGAACGGATCGGCCACGACCGCTGCTACCCGGTGACGCGCGACTGGCCGCATCTCGTCGAGCAGTTGCTCGACGACATCGGCAGCCGCTACGAGCGTCCCGTCTGGCTCGTTGGCCATTCGCTCGGCGGCTACCTGTCGCTGATGGCCGCGCTGAAGAAGCCGCAATGGGTGCGCGGCGTCGTGATGATCGATTCGCCGATCATCGCGGGCTGGCGTGCCGGCGCGTTGCGCGCGAGCCAGTGGGCGGGGCTCGACGAGCGGCTGTCGCCGGCCGCTGCGACGCGCAACCGGCGTACGCGCTGGGTGAGCCGCGACGAAGTCTGGCGGCACTTCCGCGAGAAGCCCGCGTTCGCGCGCTGGGACGAACGGATGCTGGCCGACTACATCGACTACGGCATTCCGCAGGCCGGTGCCGACGGTGAGCGCGCGCTCGCGTTCGACCGGCAGGTCGAATACCTGATCTACCGTACGCTGCCGCACACGCTCGGCCCGCGGCTCGCGCACGGCGCGCCGGTGCCGCTCGGTTTCCTCGCCGGCACGCGTTCGCGCGAGGTGCGGCAGGTCGGGCTCGATGCGACGCGACGCGCGGCGCGCGGCCGCGTCGAATGGCTCGAGGGCAGTCACCTGTTCCCGATGGAGCGGCCGCTCGAGACCGCCCGCGCATTGCAGCGGATGCTGAATTCGCTGAAGGCGGGGGAGGACGATGTTTCGCAGGGCGGCGCCCCGCTCGCGAAGCGCGCCTGA